Proteins found in one Erythrobacter sp. KY5 genomic segment:
- a CDS encoding 2-oxo acid dehydrogenase subunit E2 — protein sequence MAIELKMPALSPTMEEGTLARWLVKVGDEIASGDIMAEIETDKATMEFEAVDEGTLAAILVEEGTENVSVGTVIAMLAEEGEDVSDVSAPSADATPAPTPAPTPEPAATPAPAPANSNHANDDVKASPLARRIAVNEGVDLSSLEGSGPKGRIVKSDVEAAIGGGSPQTVARSRNRVIASPLARKLAADAGYTLGEISGSGPGGRIIKADVDAFTPAPAAPKKDEAAPAPAAAKQPANDLDAPYEELKLNNVRKVIARRLTEAKQTVPHIYLTVDIRLDALLKLRSELNAALEADGVKLSVNDLIIKALAKALTREPQCNVSFQGDVMHQYSRADISVAVAAPSGLITPIIRDAGRKSLADISAEMKELAGKARDGKLQPHEYQGGTASLSNLGMFGTKQFDAVINPPQGMILAVGAGEKRPYVVDDELTVATVMSATGSFDHRAIDGVDGAKLMDQLRTLIENPMGLVV from the coding sequence ATGGCAATCGAACTAAAAATGCCCGCCCTTTCGCCCACGATGGAGGAGGGGACGCTTGCCCGCTGGCTGGTCAAGGTCGGCGACGAAATCGCATCGGGCGACATCATGGCCGAGATCGAGACCGACAAGGCGACGATGGAATTTGAAGCTGTGGACGAAGGAACGCTTGCCGCGATCCTCGTCGAGGAAGGCACCGAGAATGTTTCCGTCGGCACCGTTATCGCGATGCTGGCCGAAGAGGGCGAGGATGTCAGCGATGTGAGCGCACCTTCGGCCGATGCCACCCCTGCGCCAACTCCCGCGCCCACTCCCGAACCCGCTGCGACCCCCGCTCCCGCGCCTGCCAACTCCAACCACGCCAATGACGACGTGAAGGCCAGCCCGCTAGCGCGCCGGATCGCGGTCAATGAAGGCGTTGACCTGTCGAGCCTCGAAGGCAGCGGTCCCAAGGGCCGGATCGTGAAATCGGACGTCGAAGCGGCCATCGGAGGCGGAAGCCCCCAGACCGTCGCGCGTTCAAGGAACCGCGTGATCGCATCGCCACTTGCGCGCAAGCTGGCGGCGGATGCGGGATACACGCTGGGCGAAATCTCCGGTTCAGGTCCGGGTGGCCGGATCATCAAGGCCGATGTGGACGCCTTCACCCCCGCACCCGCCGCGCCCAAGAAGGACGAGGCCGCGCCTGCACCAGCAGCCGCAAAGCAGCCCGCCAACGATCTCGATGCGCCTTACGAGGAGCTCAAGCTCAACAATGTGCGCAAAGTCATCGCGCGCCGCCTGACCGAAGCGAAGCAGACCGTGCCGCATATCTACCTCACGGTCGATATCCGGCTCGATGCGCTGCTCAAGCTGCGCAGCGAATTGAACGCCGCGCTCGAAGCGGACGGGGTGAAGCTTTCGGTCAACGACCTGATTATCAAGGCACTGGCCAAGGCGCTCACCCGCGAGCCGCAGTGCAATGTGAGCTTTCAAGGCGATGTGATGCACCAATATTCGCGCGCCGATATCTCGGTCGCGGTGGCGGCGCCCAGCGGCCTCATCACCCCGATCATCCGCGATGCGGGCCGCAAGAGCCTTGCCGACATCTCCGCCGAGATGAAGGAGCTTGCGGGTAAGGCGCGCGACGGCAAGCTGCAACCGCACGAATATCAGGGCGGCACGGCCAGCCTGTCCAACCTCGGCATGTTCGGAACCAAACAATTCGACGCGGTCATCAACCCGCCGCAGGGCATGATCCTCGCCGTGGGCGCAGGCGAAAAGCGGCCCTATGTGGTCGATGACGAACTGACTGTAGCCACGGTGATGAGCGCCACCGGCAGCTTCGATCACCGCGCGATTGATGGCGTGGACGGGGCGAAACTGATG
- a CDS encoding ribonuclease R family protein yields the protein MANRKTPRPQGLPTKKQVLEFIQTSDTPAGKREIARAFGLKGQEKIALKKLLKDMAEEGLIDGRKTAYHLMGGVPKVTVLRVVEIEDGEAIAVPDNWSPDAPDKPPRLTVRELKGRGGKRAAALKRGDRVLSRTEETERGWVAYPIKKLPARTEGLMGVVELDGSGKPWLAPVDKRIRRSTPISDLGGAEEGQLVLAEQAGRSERAGVRVVEVIGDPLAPKSFSLIAIAKHGIPHVFPEGVHEESQRAADLKLSDKHREDLRDLPIVAIDPADARDHDDAIWAEPDGKGGFDAKVAIADVSFYVRPGSALDKEARKRGNSVYFPDRVVPMLPEILSADVCSLREGEDRAAMVCHFHIDAEGKVGNVRFSRALVRIAHVIPYEEAQAAVDEGDPPQFLTNLWGAWQLLAKARAARDPLELELPERRVVLNEEGQIAEIAVRERLDAHRVVEDFMIAANVAAAKALEAKTSPVVYRVHEPPSRDKLIALRDYMATMGKKLALGQVVTPGLFNRMLKDVTDESEKAQVMEAVLRSQMQAYYGPSNAGHFGLSLGSYAHFTSPIRRYADLLVHRALVDAYKLEQPKPPGSLPDSTGLSDKDRKSLQEVADAISQTERRAMEAERDTIDRYVAAWLSGRVGENFDTRITGVQGFGFFATIVGLGGDGLVPVSTLGAEHFRHDEAAQTLVGEQTGTTYAAGDRLTLQLAEANPLTGALKFVPVDEDGNAIEARGNRPAARYGRPGKPPRKAGKFQVGKRGRPGNIRHQGRKRK from the coding sequence ATGGCAAATCGCAAAACCCCGCGCCCTCAGGGCCTGCCCACCAAGAAGCAGGTTCTTGAGTTCATCCAGACTTCCGACACACCCGCAGGCAAGCGTGAAATCGCGCGCGCTTTCGGTCTGAAAGGGCAGGAGAAGATTGCCCTCAAGAAGCTGCTCAAGGACATGGCCGAAGAAGGCCTGATCGACGGCAGGAAGACCGCCTATCATCTCATGGGCGGGGTGCCGAAAGTCACGGTGCTGCGCGTGGTCGAGATCGAGGATGGCGAAGCGATTGCGGTCCCCGACAACTGGTCACCTGATGCGCCGGACAAGCCGCCCCGGCTGACGGTTCGCGAATTGAAAGGACGCGGGGGCAAGCGTGCAGCAGCGCTGAAGCGCGGCGACCGCGTGCTTTCACGCACTGAGGAGACCGAGCGCGGCTGGGTCGCTTATCCAATCAAGAAGCTGCCTGCCCGCACCGAAGGGCTGATGGGCGTGGTGGAGTTGGACGGGTCAGGCAAGCCGTGGCTCGCGCCGGTCGACAAGCGCATCCGTCGCTCAACCCCGATCAGCGATCTGGGCGGCGCGGAGGAAGGCCAGCTGGTGCTCGCTGAACAGGCCGGGCGATCCGAACGGGCGGGCGTGCGCGTGGTCGAGGTGATCGGCGATCCGCTTGCTCCAAAGAGCTTTAGCCTGATCGCCATTGCCAAGCATGGCATTCCCCACGTCTTCCCAGAAGGCGTTCACGAGGAATCCCAGCGCGCAGCCGACCTCAAACTATCGGACAAGCACCGCGAGGACCTGCGCGATCTGCCCATCGTTGCGATCGACCCTGCCGACGCGCGCGATCACGACGATGCAATCTGGGCCGAGCCTGATGGAAAGGGCGGCTTCGACGCTAAGGTCGCGATTGCCGATGTGAGCTTCTACGTCCGTCCGGGCTCAGCGCTTGACAAGGAAGCGAGGAAGCGCGGCAATTCTGTCTACTTCCCCGACCGCGTTGTCCCGATGCTGCCGGAGATTCTCTCCGCCGATGTCTGCTCTCTGCGCGAAGGCGAAGACCGCGCAGCGATGGTTTGCCACTTCCACATCGATGCAGAGGGCAAGGTCGGCAATGTCCGCTTCTCCCGCGCGCTGGTTCGGATTGCTCATGTCATTCCTTACGAGGAAGCGCAGGCAGCGGTCGATGAAGGCGACCCGCCGCAGTTCCTCACGAACCTGTGGGGTGCGTGGCAATTGCTGGCCAAGGCCCGCGCGGCGCGCGATCCGCTTGAACTCGAACTGCCAGAGCGCCGTGTGGTCTTGAACGAAGAAGGCCAGATCGCCGAGATCGCCGTTCGCGAAAGGCTCGATGCGCACCGCGTGGTCGAGGATTTCATGATCGCGGCCAATGTCGCAGCTGCCAAGGCGCTGGAGGCGAAGACTTCACCAGTGGTCTACCGCGTCCACGAACCGCCGAGCCGCGACAAGCTGATCGCGCTGCGCGATTACATGGCGACCATGGGCAAGAAGCTCGCGCTGGGTCAGGTGGTGACGCCGGGATTGTTCAACCGCATGCTGAAGGACGTGACCGACGAGAGCGAGAAGGCGCAGGTCATGGAAGCGGTATTGCGCAGCCAGATGCAGGCCTATTACGGGCCGTCCAATGCCGGACATTTCGGCCTGTCGCTCGGCTCCTACGCGCACTTTACTTCACCTATTCGCCGGTATGCCGACCTTCTGGTCCACCGCGCACTGGTCGATGCCTACAAGCTGGAGCAGCCCAAACCGCCCGGCTCGCTGCCGGACTCGACGGGTCTGTCGGACAAGGATCGCAAGTCCTTGCAGGAAGTCGCAGACGCGATCAGCCAGACCGAGCGCCGCGCCATGGAAGCAGAGCGCGATACGATTGACCGGTATGTCGCCGCTTGGCTTTCGGGCCGCGTGGGCGAGAATTTCGACACACGCATCACCGGGGTGCAGGGCTTCGGCTTTTTCGCAACCATCGTCGGCCTTGGCGGCGATGGGCTGGTGCCGGTGTCTACTCTTGGCGCAGAGCACTTCCGCCATGATGAGGCAGCACAGACGCTGGTAGGGGAGCAGACCGGGACGACCTATGCCGCGGGTGATCGACTGACCTTGCAACTGGCCGAGGCGAACCCGCTCACCGGCGCGCTCAAATTCGTGCCGGTGGACGAAGACGGAAACGCCATCGAAGCACGCGGCAACCGTCCTGCGGCTCGCTATGGTCGTCCGGGCAAACCGCCCAGGAAAGCGGGCAAATTCCAGGTCGGCAAACGCGGGCGACCGGGTAACATTCGCCATCAGGGAAGAAAACGGAAATAG
- a CDS encoding universal stress protein, translating into MRTFLIVMDESDEARAAMRFAARRAVQVGGAVHILALVAQQNFSAFGGVQATIEQEARDRAEILAHGVAGNLLAESGIMPTISVKIGKGTQIVSEFLERHSEVAALILGAAASGAPGPLVTHFAANAGSLPCPLYVIPEGYDETKADHEA; encoded by the coding sequence ATGCGTACATTCCTGATCGTGATGGACGAAAGCGACGAAGCGCGCGCGGCGATGCGATTTGCGGCGCGCCGTGCGGTTCAGGTTGGCGGCGCGGTGCATATCCTTGCACTGGTGGCACAGCAGAATTTCAGCGCTTTTGGCGGGGTGCAGGCCACGATCGAGCAGGAAGCGCGCGACCGCGCGGAGATTCTCGCGCACGGGGTTGCCGGGAATCTGCTGGCGGAAAGCGGCATCATGCCGACCATTTCGGTCAAGATCGGCAAAGGCACACAGATCGTCAGCGAGTTTCTGGAACGCCATAGCGAAGTCGCTGCACTGATTCTTGGTGCTGCGGCAAGCGGTGCGCCCGGCCCTCTGGTGACCCACTTCGCCGCAAATGCAGGATCGCTCCCCTGCCCGCTTTATGTGATTCCTGAGGGGTACGACGAAACAAAGGCCGATCACGAAGCGTGA
- a CDS encoding peroxiredoxin-like family protein, translating into MKPGTQVPALDLPLTIGARYDLSKQDPETFTLVVMYRGKHCPVCKGQLTELGSKLDEFTKRGINVVAASMDSEERAMVVDQEWETGDVPLAYDMSDETAREWGLYISEKREGSEEPDKFSEPGMFLVRPDGTLYFASIQNAPFTRPPLDDLLEGIDYITKNDYPTRGTLT; encoded by the coding sequence ATCAAGCCCGGAACCCAAGTCCCCGCACTCGACCTGCCGCTCACCATCGGTGCGCGCTATGACCTGTCGAAACAAGACCCCGAGACCTTTACGCTCGTCGTGATGTATCGCGGCAAACACTGCCCGGTCTGCAAGGGCCAGCTGACCGAGCTCGGTTCGAAGCTCGATGAATTCACAAAGCGCGGCATCAACGTAGTCGCCGCTTCGATGGATTCCGAAGAACGCGCAATGGTTGTCGATCAGGAATGGGAGACGGGCGATGTCCCGCTCGCCTATGACATGAGCGACGAGACCGCCCGCGAATGGGGGCTGTATATTTCAGAGAAGCGAGAGGGGAGCGAGGAACCCGACAAATTCTCCGAACCGGGCATGTTCCTCGTGCGGCCCGACGGGACGCTGTATTTCGCAAGCATCCAGAACGCGCCGTTCACGCGCCCCCCGCTCGATGACCTGCTAGAGGGCATCGATTACATCACCAAGAACGATTACCCGACGCGCGGTACGCTCACTTAA